From Excalfactoria chinensis isolate bCotChi1 chromosome 4, bCotChi1.hap2, whole genome shotgun sequence, one genomic window encodes:
- the PURG gene encoding purine-rich element-binding protein gamma — translation MERGRGGGGGGGGGRNVGGSGLHRSIYSQSQQQYHYTAPSQGGCMEIQELASKRVDIQKKRFYLDVKQSSRGRFLKIAEVWIGRGRQDNIRKSKLTLSLSVAAELKDCLGDFIEHYAHLGLKGGHRHEHSNGKEQHSRQRQQHPPPSPPGSVGSEEHPHSVLKTEYIERDNRKYYLDLKENQRGRFLRIRQTMSRGPGMIGYFGHSLGQEQTIVLPAQGMIEFRDALVQLIEEYGEGDMEDRRAGGDEPPELPEGTSFRVDNKRFYFDVGSNRYGIFLKVSEVRPPYRNTITVPYKAWTRFGENFIKYEEEMRRICNSHKEKRMDVRGDSGEEQEGLE, via the coding sequence ATggaaagagggagaggaggaggaggaggaggaggaggaggaaggaacgTGGGGGGCTCCGGCCTGCACAGGAGCATCTATTCCCAGTCCCAGCAGCAGTACCATTACACGGCCCCCTCTCAGGGGGGCTGTATGGAGATCCAGGAGCTGGCCTCCAAGAGGGTGGACATCCAGAAAAAGCGATTTTATCTGGACGTGAAGCAGAGCTCCCGGGGCCGCTTCCTGAAGATCGCTGAGGTCTGGATCGGGAGAGGCAGGCAGGACAACATCAGGAAAAGCAAGCTGACGCTCTCCCTGTCGGTGGCCGCAGAGCTGAAGGACTGCCTGGGTGATTTCATTGAGCACTATGCCCACCTGGGCCTGAAAGGTGGCCACAGGCACGAGCACAGCAATGGCAAGGAGCAGCACTCGAGGCAGCGCCAGCAGCACCCGCCGCCCTCGCCCCCGGGCTCTGTGGGCTCCGAAGAGCACCCTCATAGCGTCCTCAAAACAGAGTACATCGAGAGAGACAACAGAAAATATTACCTTGACCTGAAGGAGAATCAGCGGGGCCGCTTCTTGCGGATCAGGCAGACGATGAGCCGGGGACCTGGCATGATTGGTTATTTTGGCCACAGCTTGGGACAGGAGCAGACTATTGTCCTTCCTGCGCAAGGGATGATCGAGTTCAGGGATGCTTTGGTCCAGCTGATTGAAGAGTACGGCGAGGGGGACATGGAGGATCGCAGGGCTGGGGGAGATGAGCCCCCTGAGCTCCCTGAGGGCACTTCCTTCCGGGTGGACAACAAGAGGTTCTACTTTGATGTGGGATCCAACAGGTATGGCATTTTTCTGAAGGTAAGTGAGGTGAGGCCACCCTACCGTAACACCATCACAGTTCCATACAAAGCGTGGACAAGGTTTGGGGAAAATTTTATCAAGTATGAAGAAGAGATGAGGAGAATTTGCAACagccataaagaaaaaaggatggaTGTCAGAGGGGACAGTGGTGAAGAGCAAGAGGGTCTCGAGTAG